The Anaerolineae bacterium genome has a segment encoding these proteins:
- a CDS encoding Radical SAM, Pyruvate-formate lyase-activating enzyme like — protein sequence MSTVAEVLDSLTVEGELYEKLADGSVRCYACGHRCLLRSGKRGICKVRFNQDGVLRVPFGYVSGLQVDPIEKKPFFHFLAGSDALTFGMLGCDFHCSFCQNHLSSQFLRDPASNLAASYVRKASPEQMVKLALESGAEVIASSYNEPLITSEWAVAIFRQAVQAGLKCVYVSNGNATPEVLEYLRPYVSGYKIDLKTMQDRHYRRLGGVLQNVLDSIRLAHELGFWVEVVTLVIPGFNDSTEELMDAARYIVSVSPDIPWHVTAFHPDYKMIDPPPTPGHTLLRATEIGLEAGLRFVYAGNLPGRVGDYESTFCPQCKTLLVGRQGYTLYQYQITADGKCPQCGTTIPGVWSDHPQAVRLGGWGMPRLLF from the coding sequence ATGAGCACCGTTGCCGAAGTGTTAGACTCTCTGACCGTTGAAGGCGAACTCTATGAGAAACTTGCTGACGGTTCGGTGCGATGTTACGCCTGTGGACATCGTTGCCTGCTCCGCTCTGGCAAACGCGGCATTTGTAAGGTGCGTTTCAATCAAGATGGCGTTTTGCGCGTGCCGTTCGGATATGTCTCCGGTTTGCAGGTTGATCCCATTGAGAAAAAACCGTTCTTCCATTTTCTAGCCGGCAGTGACGCGCTCACCTTTGGAATGTTGGGGTGCGATTTTCACTGTTCCTTTTGTCAGAACCACCTTTCTTCACAGTTCTTGCGGGATCCGGCTTCTAACCTTGCTGCCTCTTATGTGCGCAAGGCTTCGCCAGAGCAGATGGTCAAACTGGCCCTGGAGAGTGGTGCCGAAGTTATCGCCTCCTCTTACAATGAACCCTTAATCACCTCGGAGTGGGCAGTGGCAATCTTCCGGCAAGCGGTTCAGGCCGGTTTAAAATGTGTTTATGTCTCCAATGGCAATGCGACCCCAGAAGTGCTGGAGTACTTGCGTCCCTATGTCAGTGGTTACAAGATTGACCTGAAGACGATGCAGGATCGCCATTACCGCCGCCTGGGAGGGGTGTTGCAAAATGTGCTCGATAGCATTCGGTTGGCGCATGAATTGGGTTTTTGGGTTGAGGTTGTTACGCTGGTTATTCCGGGCTTCAACGATAGCACCGAAGAGTTAATGGATGCTGCCCGCTATATTGTCTCGGTGTCGCCGGATATTCCCTGGCATGTGACAGCCTTTCATCCTGATTACAAAATGATCGATCCACCGCCGACACCAGGACACACCCTCCTGAGAGCGACCGAAATCGGGCTGGAGGCCGGGTTACGCTTTGTCTATGCTGGCAATCTGCCAGGGCGGGTCGGCGATTATGAGAGCACTTTTTGTCCGCAATGCAAAACTTTGCTGGTCGGACGTCAAGGGTACACACTCTATCAGTATCAAATTACTGCAGACGGGAAGTGCCCTCAGTGTGGCACAACCATCCCTGGTGTGTGGAGTGATCATCCGCAAGCGGTGCGTTTGGGCGGCTGGGGGATGCCGCGCTTGCTCTTCTAA
- a CDS encoding Protein serine/threonine phosphatase PrpC, regulation of stationary phase encodes MRLGKTPALKTAAITHAGMSGKNNEDRYRILRINTSKRQEAVLAVVADGIGGHRAGEVAAELASEQIVRSIERQNLDHPVLALKQAIQEANQIVLESAQSNPYWAGMGSTCACAFVIGKRLYTASVGDTRIYLIRNKQIYQLSRDHTWIQEAIDLGTLPAATAHLHPNAHVIRRYIGAPYGVQPDTRLYLQGDETDPQAEANQGIKLKAGDRIVVCSDGLTDLVASHEILTIIRKRPLERALQELVSLANQRGGHDNITIVALQVGKTTSRLIRWLATATFLTMLTIGVMAAIFLFYFSEGNQILNRLGLNPTPSASLPVFLQETPLFITPVSTEVPLFPIDLGSPTPSGSFTIIPIPSLQPTATFTPWPTNTPEP; translated from the coding sequence ATGAGGCTTGGAAAAACGCCGGCGCTAAAAACTGCTGCCATCACCCACGCCGGTATGAGCGGCAAAAACAATGAAGATCGTTATCGCATCCTCCGCATCAACACCTCGAAACGCCAGGAAGCGGTTTTGGCAGTGGTTGCAGACGGAATCGGTGGACATCGGGCCGGCGAGGTCGCAGCCGAATTAGCCAGCGAACAAATTGTGCGCTCTATTGAAAGACAAAACCTGGATCATCCCGTCCTGGCTTTGAAACAAGCCATCCAGGAGGCCAATCAAATCGTCCTGGAAAGTGCCCAATCCAATCCGTATTGGGCAGGCATGGGTAGCACCTGCGCCTGTGCATTTGTAATCGGCAAGCGCCTCTACACTGCCTCGGTTGGCGATACGCGTATTTATTTGATCCGCAACAAACAGATTTATCAACTCAGCCGTGACCACACCTGGATTCAGGAAGCCATCGATCTCGGCACCCTCCCTGCCGCAACCGCTCATTTACATCCAAACGCTCATGTGATTCGGCGATATATTGGCGCCCCATACGGTGTTCAGCCCGATACACGCCTGTACCTCCAGGGTGATGAAACAGATCCTCAGGCTGAAGCTAATCAAGGCATCAAACTGAAAGCAGGTGACCGAATTGTCGTTTGTAGCGATGGCTTGACGGATTTAGTTGCCAGCCATGAAATTCTTACCATTATCAGGAAGCGCCCTCTGGAGCGAGCCTTACAAGAGTTGGTGAGTTTAGCCAATCAGCGGGGTGGGCATGATAACATCACTATCGTCGCTTTGCAGGTAGGAAAAACAACCTCAAGGTTGATACGTTGGCTCGCTACGGCCACATTCTTAACTATGCTGACAATCGGGGTGATGGCTGCAATTTTCTTATTCTACTTTTCTGAAGGTAATCAAATCTTAAATCGTCTTGGTCTTAATCCAACACCCTCGGCATCGTTGCCAGTTTTTCTCCAGGAAACGCCGCTTTTTATCACCCCCGTTTCCACTGAAGTGCCACTTTTCCCGATAGACCTCGGCAGTCCAACACCCAGCGGATCTTTCACCATAATTCCAATACCTTCTTTACAGCCCACGGCAACCTTTACCCCCTGGCCTACCAACACTCCTGAGCCTTGA
- a CDS encoding tRNA(U54)-2-thioribothymidine synthetase, with protein sequence MRQHKLALCNIHFPQWIVEQTQRFIAKYRMFSPDDRLLVAVSGGKDSLSLWDILWQLGYQADGVYIALGIDGGFGYSQKSQELCEKFANQRGLKLIVVDAPQQIGLTIPELAAVTQRGKNKPCSVCGLTKRHILDQIAREGQYDVLATGHNLDDEAAVLFGNTLNWNVGYLYRQSPVLPARHAGLVRKVKPLCRFYEREMAAYALVRGIEYIYEECPHAAGSTTIYYKTLLNQLEADRPGAKLSFYLAFLQAKEKGLFAQPLGDGGEEGIGAGGEELHTCPGCGGPTTVEGLCAFCRMVEKVK encoded by the coding sequence ATGCGGCAGCACAAGCTTGCCCTTTGCAACATCCATTTCCCGCAATGGATTGTCGAGCAGACACAACGCTTTATCGCCAAATATCGCATGTTCTCGCCAGACGATCGCCTGTTGGTAGCCGTTTCGGGTGGTAAAGATTCGCTATCTTTATGGGATATTCTCTGGCAGCTTGGCTATCAGGCGGACGGTGTATATATTGCCTTAGGGATTGATGGTGGTTTTGGATATTCCCAAAAATCGCAAGAACTGTGCGAAAAATTTGCCAACCAACGTGGCTTGAAACTGATTGTGGTGGATGCTCCGCAACAAATTGGGTTGACCATCCCCGAACTGGCAGCCGTAACCCAACGAGGCAAGAACAAACCCTGTTCGGTGTGCGGTTTGACCAAACGGCATATTCTCGATCAGATTGCCCGCGAAGGACAATACGATGTGCTTGCGACCGGTCACAATCTGGATGATGAGGCAGCGGTATTGTTCGGCAACACTTTAAACTGGAACGTGGGTTATCTCTACCGACAAAGTCCGGTCTTGCCTGCCCGACACGCTGGCCTGGTGCGCAAAGTGAAACCCCTCTGTCGTTTTTATGAGCGCGAAATGGCTGCTTATGCACTGGTGCGTGGTATTGAATACATCTACGAAGAATGTCCTCATGCAGCAGGTTCTACTACAATTTACTACAAAACCTTGCTCAACCAGCTGGAAGCCGACCGCCCAGGCGCAAAGTTGAGCTTCTATCTTGCCTTCCTGCAGGCTAAAGAAAAGGGCTTATTTGCTCAACCGCTGGGAGATGGGGGAGAAGAAGGCATTGGGGCTGGAGGCGAAGAGCTTCATACCTGTCCGGGTTGTGGAGGGCCCACAACCGTAGAAGGGTTATGCGCTTTTTGCCGTATGGTAGAAAAAGTAAAGTAG
- a CDS encoding Glycosyl transferase, family 2 codes for MHLSIIIPVYNEEENLVLLKARLDEALSDMNEHSWEVLLVDDGSTDNSAQIIQQLAQADPDHVVAIYLRRNFGQTAAIAAGIDHARGDVIVLMDADLQNDPLDIPLLIEKIEQGYDVVSGWRRERQDAFLTRTLPSRIANWLISVVTGVHLHDYGCTLKAYRREVLTGFRLYGEMHRFIPAYASGVGASIIEVPVRHHPRKYGKAKYGLGRTFKVILDLFTVKFLMSYAQKPIYVFGGAGIFLMSLSVLTVTVLVIRRLTIGEHLIRSPLLLLSVMLFIMGFQSLLMGLQAEVLNRTYHESQHKPIYTVRSISRNGQEEKL; via the coding sequence ATGCATCTATCTATCATCATCCCCGTTTATAACGAGGAAGAGAACCTGGTTCTCCTCAAAGCAAGGTTAGACGAGGCTTTGTCTGACATGAACGAGCATTCATGGGAAGTGCTCCTGGTGGATGACGGTAGCACAGACAATAGCGCTCAGATCATTCAGCAACTTGCCCAGGCGGATCCAGACCATGTGGTGGCAATCTACCTGCGCCGCAATTTCGGTCAGACTGCGGCGATAGCCGCCGGGATTGATCACGCTCGCGGAGATGTGATTGTCCTGATGGATGCTGATTTACAGAACGATCCGCTTGACATTCCTTTGCTGATTGAGAAGATCGAGCAGGGTTATGATGTCGTCAGCGGTTGGCGAAGAGAACGTCAAGATGCCTTTCTCACCCGCACCTTACCCTCCAGGATTGCCAACTGGCTCATTTCAGTGGTTACCGGGGTACACCTGCATGATTATGGTTGCACGCTCAAAGCGTATCGGCGGGAAGTGCTGACCGGATTCCGCCTGTATGGTGAAATGCATCGCTTCATCCCGGCTTATGCCAGCGGTGTGGGAGCAAGCATTATTGAAGTACCCGTCCGCCACCATCCACGCAAGTATGGCAAAGCCAAATACGGACTGGGTCGCACTTTTAAGGTCATTCTGGACCTGTTCACGGTGAAGTTTTTGATGAGTTACGCCCAAAAACCGATTTATGTGTTCGGTGGTGCGGGGATTTTCCTGATGTCCTTGAGCGTTCTGACCGTTACGGTGCTGGTTATCCGTCGTTTGACCATTGGCGAACATCTGATTCGTTCACCGCTCCTGTTACTGAGTGTAATGTTGTTCATCATGGGCTTTCAATCCTTGCTGATGGGACTCCAGGCAGAGGTGCTCAACCGCACCTATCACGAGTCACAGCACAAGCCAATTTACACCGTGCGCTCGATCTCCCGCAACGGACAGGAGGAAAAGCTTTGA
- a CDS encoding O-antigen export system, permease protein, producing MAQQTPLASKSSTEVVLLRPSRGWIPLNLRELWAFRELIYFLTWRDIKVRYKQTVLGAAWAILQPLINMVVLSFIFGNLARLSTDNIPRPIFTFTALLPWGLFSKALADAGRSMLANRSMITKVYFPRLIIPLSSVLGGLVDFVIQFAILLGMMFYFRITPTSAVWSLPFFVLLSMATALGFGLWLSALNVLYRDVGYILPFLTQIWMLVTPVAYSAKVVPAEYQFLYALNPMVGVVEGFRWALLGARPPDSLTLAVSTVISVLVLISGMYYFRRMERTFADMV from the coding sequence ATGGCACAACAAACCCCTTTGGCTTCAAAATCATCTACTGAAGTGGTCCTCTTGCGCCCTTCGCGCGGCTGGATACCCCTCAACCTGCGTGAGTTGTGGGCTTTCCGCGAGTTGATTTATTTTCTGACCTGGCGAGATATCAAAGTGCGTTATAAGCAGACCGTGTTGGGGGCAGCCTGGGCAATCTTACAGCCTTTGATCAACATGGTCGTCTTGAGCTTTATCTTTGGCAATTTAGCCAGGCTATCTACCGATAACATCCCGCGCCCGATTTTTACTTTCACGGCTCTACTGCCCTGGGGACTGTTTAGCAAAGCTCTGGCAGACGCCGGGCGCTCGATGCTTGCCAACCGCAGTATGATCACCAAAGTCTATTTCCCGCGGTTGATCATCCCGCTTTCCTCGGTGCTGGGCGGTTTGGTGGATTTCGTCATTCAATTTGCAATCTTGCTGGGTATGATGTTCTACTTTCGCATTACTCCAACCAGCGCGGTGTGGAGTTTGCCGTTTTTCGTCCTCCTGTCTATGGCAACTGCTTTAGGTTTTGGTTTATGGCTTTCGGCGCTCAATGTGCTCTATCGTGATGTCGGTTACATTTTGCCCTTCCTGACCCAGATCTGGATGCTGGTCACGCCGGTGGCTTATTCAGCCAAGGTTGTCCCGGCGGAGTATCAATTTCTCTATGCCCTCAATCCGATGGTGGGTGTGGTGGAAGGCTTTCGTTGGGCTTTGTTAGGTGCCCGCCCACCAGATTCACTGACTCTGGCAGTTTCGACGGTTATCTCTGTCCTTGTCTTGATCAGTGGGATGTATTACTTTCGCCGCATGGAACGCACCTTTGCGGATATGGTATAG
- a CDS encoding Cellulose biosynthesis protein: MWQFQVIQTPEQFESLAEQWNHLLAESASHVPFLRHEYLYTWWQTLGGGEWEKGELYIVLARDGNNQLHGIAPLFFTQNREGEAALMLLGSIEISDYLDFIVREADLAIFCDGLLNHLAAVNSPAWKVLDLYNILDSSRTLSALETAARRIGWHYHLERLQHSPYIPLPGDWETYLAGINKKQRHEIRRKLRRLEESGTPFRWYIVQDEHTLDQEIDAFLELMALDEEKQAFLTTVMRSQMRSAIWTAFRAGWLQLAFLEIEGQKAAGYLNFDYGNQIWVYNSGMDNRFNAYSPGWVLLSYLLKWANENGRSAFDFMRGDEEYKYRFGAIDRFVMRVRLER; the protein is encoded by the coding sequence ATGTGGCAATTCCAAGTCATTCAAACGCCTGAGCAGTTCGAATCGCTGGCAGAACAATGGAATCACCTGTTGGCAGAGAGTGCAAGTCACGTGCCGTTTTTGCGTCATGAATATCTCTATACCTGGTGGCAAACGTTAGGTGGAGGTGAATGGGAAAAGGGAGAGTTATATATTGTGCTCGCCCGCGATGGAAACAACCAACTGCATGGCATTGCACCGCTGTTCTTCACCCAAAACCGCGAGGGAGAAGCAGCCCTCATGTTGTTAGGGAGTATCGAAATCTCGGATTACCTGGATTTCATCGTCCGCGAAGCCGATTTAGCCATCTTTTGTGACGGTTTATTAAACCACCTGGCAGCGGTCAACTCCCCCGCCTGGAAGGTGCTCGATCTGTACAATATTCTGGATAGCTCACGTACCCTCTCCGCATTAGAAACGGCAGCCAGGCGGATAGGATGGCACTATCACCTTGAACGTTTACAACATTCCCCCTACATTCCACTGCCGGGAGATTGGGAGACCTATCTGGCAGGTATTAACAAAAAACAGCGCCATGAAATCCGGCGCAAATTACGCCGTCTGGAAGAATCGGGAACGCCGTTTCGCTGGTACATTGTGCAAGACGAACATACGCTCGACCAGGAGATCGACGCCTTTCTAGAGCTCATGGCATTGGATGAAGAGAAGCAAGCCTTCCTGACTACCGTCATGCGCTCCCAAATGCGTTCAGCCATCTGGACAGCCTTTCGCGCCGGCTGGTTACAGTTAGCCTTTTTGGAAATCGAGGGGCAGAAAGCAGCCGGTTACCTCAATTTTGACTACGGTAATCAGATCTGGGTCTATAACTCCGGGATGGACAACCGTTTCAACGCCTACTCACCGGGTTGGGTCTTACTCAGTTATCTGCTCAAATGGGCAAACGAAAACGGGAGAAGCGCATTTGATTTTATGCGCGGCGATGAGGAATATAAATACCGCTTTGGCGCCATCGATCGTTTTGTGATGCGTGTCCGCCTGGAACGATAG
- a CDS encoding UDP-glucose 4-epimerase has product MQETKHVLVTGAAGYIGSALCGELLRQGYQVTALDELLYGGESILGYLSHPDFHFAKANVWEPRAVKDNLRKDWPKPFAVVHLAALAGFPACQAVGRQVAWRYNVEATQRVYEQAEELDVERFVYASTYSNYGLAPDGKPVTEESPLNPQSLYAETKIASERFLLGADGNCASLVLRLATLYGLSPRMRFDLIVNQFVLEAYYKRELLIYQRGYSRSFVHLQDAIRGILLGLQSPLERIRGQIYNLGSDQGNYTKDQIAALILKRLPETRLSYKDMTFGGDMRDISVSFEKIQRQLGFQALYTVDDGIREVLHALQAGIFRDPLDSRHRNAQFIVQ; this is encoded by the coding sequence ATGCAGGAAACTAAGCACGTTTTGGTCACCGGTGCAGCCGGCTATATTGGTTCAGCCTTATGCGGCGAGCTATTGCGCCAGGGTTATCAGGTTACGGCGTTGGATGAGTTGTTGTACGGCGGCGAGTCGATCTTGGGTTATCTTTCTCATCCTGATTTCCATTTTGCGAAAGCCAATGTTTGGGAGCCGCGCGCTGTCAAAGATAACTTGCGTAAAGATTGGCCAAAGCCATTTGCTGTGGTTCATCTGGCGGCGCTGGCCGGCTTTCCGGCCTGTCAGGCCGTTGGACGGCAAGTCGCCTGGCGTTACAATGTTGAGGCTACCCAACGCGTGTATGAACAAGCCGAAGAATTGGATGTTGAGCGCTTCGTTTACGCCTCGACCTATAGCAATTACGGGTTAGCGCCAGATGGCAAACCGGTCACCGAGGAAAGCCCCCTCAACCCACAATCGCTTTACGCTGAGACGAAGATTGCCTCTGAGCGCTTCCTGCTGGGCGCAGATGGAAACTGCGCCTCGCTGGTCTTGCGCCTGGCGACCCTCTATGGTTTATCCCCCCGCATGCGTTTTGATTTGATCGTCAATCAATTTGTGCTCGAGGCGTACTATAAGCGTGAGTTGCTCATCTATCAACGCGGCTATTCACGTTCCTTTGTTCATCTGCAGGATGCGATTCGCGGTATACTATTGGGTCTGCAAAGCCCGCTGGAACGCATCCGAGGTCAAATTTACAATCTCGGCTCGGATCAAGGGAATTACACCAAAGACCAGATCGCTGCCCTGATCCTCAAACGGCTGCCGGAAACGCGCCTTTCCTACAAAGATATGACCTTTGGAGGAGATATGCGCGATATCTCCGTTTCTTTTGAGAAAATACAGCGTCAACTAGGCTTTCAGGCGCTTTATACCGTTGATGACGGTATTCGGGAAGTTTTACATGCCCTGCAGGCGGGCATCTTCCGCGATCCACTGGATAGCCGTCATCGCAATGCGCAATTCATCGTTCAATAA
- a CDS encoding Transcriptional regulator, MarR family, translating to MDHDIQSDAAREMLLLEKIEADPDVTQASLADLLGVAVGTVNWHLRRLIEKGYVKVKRAQRRKLRYIITPEGIAFRARLTINYIEQSMRLYRRTRQRVLELLTEVQKSGYRCVRIEGQGDIAEICRLTCLEQGIAISEDGVYPVLQIDGTKVRLEVDEKAHAGN from the coding sequence ATGGATCATGACATTCAATCCGATGCGGCGCGCGAAATGCTCCTGCTCGAAAAAATTGAAGCAGACCCTGATGTCACCCAGGCCTCCCTTGCCGATTTGCTTGGTGTGGCGGTCGGAACGGTCAACTGGCATTTGCGCCGTCTGATCGAGAAGGGTTATGTCAAAGTCAAACGCGCCCAGCGGCGAAAGCTACGCTATATCATCACCCCAGAGGGGATTGCATTTCGCGCTCGCCTGACGATTAACTATATCGAGCAGTCCATGCGTCTCTACCGGCGCACCCGTCAGCGCGTGCTGGAATTGCTGACTGAAGTCCAAAAAAGCGGTTATCGTTGCGTGCGTATCGAAGGGCAAGGGGATATTGCCGAAATTTGCCGTTTGACCTGTCTGGAACAGGGCATTGCCATCAGTGAGGATGGCGTATACCCTGTTCTGCAAATTGACGGCACAAAAGTCCGTTTAGAAGTTGATGAGAAAGCTCATGCAGGAAACTAA
- a CDS encoding GDP-mannose 4,6-dehydratase gives MPTALITGITGQDGSYLAEFLLSKGYQVIGMVRRSSTVTFERIQHIQDDITIAQGDLHDQSSLVSIIETYQPDEVYNLAAQSFVPTSWSQPVLTGEATALGVTRLLEAIRLVKPDTRFYQASSSEMFGKVREVPQRETTPFHPRSPYGVAKVYGHMITVNYRESYGMYAVSGILFNHESPRRGLEFVTRKITYGAARIKLGLANELRLGNLEARRDWGFAGDYVQGMWLMLQQEEAEDYVLGTGVTHSVRDFCELAFSHLGLDYRKYVVQDARFFRPAEVDLLVSDPTKAHQKLGWRPTVSFEELVQMMVEADLKRVAQEIS, from the coding sequence ATGCCAACTGCATTGATCACCGGGATAACCGGTCAGGATGGATCGTACCTGGCAGAGTTTCTACTCTCTAAAGGTTATCAAGTGATTGGGATGGTGCGCCGTTCCAGCACCGTGACCTTCGAACGTATTCAGCATATCCAGGACGATATTACCATTGCCCAGGGTGACTTGCACGACCAAAGCTCGCTGGTTTCGATCATCGAAACCTACCAACCGGACGAGGTCTACAACCTGGCAGCGCAATCTTTTGTCCCCACCTCGTGGAGCCAGCCGGTTTTGACCGGAGAAGCCACTGCGCTGGGGGTTACTCGTCTTTTGGAGGCTATTCGATTGGTCAAACCCGATACGCGCTTTTACCAGGCTTCCTCCAGTGAGATGTTTGGCAAAGTGCGCGAGGTGCCTCAACGGGAGACGACTCCATTCCACCCGCGCAGCCCGTATGGGGTAGCGAAAGTCTATGGTCATATGATCACCGTCAATTATCGCGAGTCTTATGGGATGTATGCCGTCTCTGGCATTTTGTTCAATCACGAGAGCCCGCGCCGCGGCCTGGAGTTCGTCACCCGCAAGATTACTTATGGGGCAGCGCGCATCAAACTGGGATTGGCAAATGAATTGCGTCTGGGAAATTTGGAAGCACGCCGAGATTGGGGCTTTGCCGGTGATTATGTGCAAGGGATGTGGCTGATGTTACAGCAGGAGGAAGCGGAAGATTATGTCCTGGGCACCGGCGTCACCCACTCGGTGCGCGATTTCTGTGAACTGGCATTTTCGCATCTGGGATTGGATTATCGCAAATATGTTGTCCAGGATGCGCGTTTCTTCCGTCCGGCTGAAGTTGACCTGCTGGTTTCTGATCCAACCAAAGCTCATCAGAAATTGGGCTGGCGTCCCACCGTGAGCTTTGAGGAGTTGGTGCAGATGATGGTCGAAGCCGACTTGAAACGCGTGGCTCAGGAAATTTCTTAA
- a CDS encoding GDP-fucose synthetase, whose product MVEGRSFPPPSREFWSQKRVIVTGGAGFLGSFVVEKLQERGAAEIIVPRIEQYDLVKIQDITRLLDDVMGKNPVPRPSNVMVIHLAALAGGIGANRARPADFFYINLMMGVQLMHESWRRGVDKFVAVGTICAYPKFTPVPFKEENLWDGYPEETNAPYGLAKKMLLVQAQAYREQYGFNAIYPLPVNLYGPRDNFDLETSHVIPAIIRKCVEAQESGQKEIVLWGDGSPTREFLYVEDAAEGILLAAERYDGPEPFNLGSGMEIRIKDLAELIARLTGFEGRIIWDTSKPNGQPRRALDTSRAERFFGFRAQMPFEEGLRRTIEWYKAHRAQGKG is encoded by the coding sequence ATGGTAGAAGGTCGTTCCTTTCCGCCTCCTTCGCGTGAATTTTGGAGCCAGAAACGGGTGATTGTCACCGGTGGGGCAGGCTTTTTAGGCTCTTTTGTAGTTGAAAAGCTCCAGGAACGCGGTGCGGCTGAGATCATTGTGCCACGCATCGAGCAATATGATCTGGTCAAGATTCAAGACATTACCCGTCTGTTGGATGATGTGATGGGCAAGAATCCCGTGCCGCGCCCCTCGAATGTGATGGTCATTCATCTGGCAGCCCTGGCTGGAGGTATCGGTGCTAATCGCGCCCGCCCGGCGGACTTCTTCTACATCAACCTGATGATGGGGGTGCAACTCATGCACGAGTCCTGGAGGCGGGGAGTGGATAAATTCGTTGCCGTTGGAACGATTTGTGCTTACCCTAAATTTACCCCTGTGCCCTTTAAAGAAGAAAACTTGTGGGATGGTTACCCTGAAGAGACCAATGCCCCTTATGGCTTGGCAAAGAAAATGTTGCTGGTGCAGGCGCAAGCCTATCGCGAGCAGTATGGGTTCAATGCAATCTATCCTTTGCCGGTCAACCTCTACGGTCCGCGGGATAACTTCGACCTGGAAACCTCGCATGTCATCCCGGCGATCATCCGCAAATGTGTTGAAGCACAAGAGAGCGGTCAGAAAGAGATTGTGTTATGGGGGGATGGATCGCCAACCCGTGAATTTCTATATGTTGAAGATGCCGCCGAAGGAATCTTGCTGGCTGCCGAACGCTATGACGGTCCAGAGCCGTTTAACCTCGGCTCAGGGATGGAAATTCGCATCAAGGATTTAGCGGAATTGATTGCCCGCCTGACCGGCTTTGAGGGCAGAATTATTTGGGATACCAGCAAACCCAACGGGCAACCGCGCCGCGCCCTCGATACCTCCCGCGCCGAACGCTTTTTCGGCTTCCGCGCCCAAATGCCCTTTGAGGAAGGTTTACGGCGCACGATTGAATGGTACAAAGCTCATCGCGCTCAAGGGAAGGGTTGA